The following are encoded in a window of Candidatus Paceibacterota bacterium genomic DNA:
- the dnaE gene encoding DNA polymerase III subunit alpha, translating into MAHADFVHLHLHTEYSLLDGACRLDRLMDKAHELRLPALAITDHGTLYGAIDFYEAAGKRGIKPIIGCEVYVAPRSRFEKKTSTGGRDVYHHLVLLAKDEVGYKNLIQLATKAHLEGYYYKPRIDKELLTTHKEGLIALSGCLQGEIPELIQKDQLPRARETIDWFKQTLGAENFYLELQHHGLPEQAKVNRHLIPWAREFGLKLVATNDVHYIEKDHAHAHDCLICIGTQTQLSDSKRLRYADQQFYLRSADEMRARFSEVPEAVLNSLEVADKCNLEIDFDTLHYPVFHPPEHFTREGYLRHLLTEGLRKRYGIHARAEKHDFIIERVEDPRRLPTYVAQATAPADTGDIPPPASVGTNRLAARTPRKSAGDRACATDPAAAAVQALLDRLQLELQVIERTGFVSYFLIVSDFIRYGHERGIPCGARGSAAGSLVTYLLGISNVDPIRYGLLFERFLNPERVNPPDIDIDFADDRRADVIEYVREKYGRDAVAQIITFGTLGAKAVVRDVSRVMGLNFSDGDRLAKMIPFDLKMTLEKALKQSPELKQAYENEEITRELIDTAFVLEDLTRNASVHAAGVVIGDQPLVNLLPLKQDEDGGIVTQYAMGPVGALGLLKMDFLGLKTLTVIRNTCEMVKQTRGIEVPIDTLPLNDPKAYDLLNKANTLGVFQLESSGMRDLCRKFQIASIEHITALIALYRPGPMELIPEFIRRRHGEINIEYEHPLLQPICSETYGIMIYQEQVMQAAQALAGYTLGGADLLRRAMGKKNYDEMIKQREIFVKGCARVNNIPAAKANQIFDLLEKFAGYGFNKSHAAAYAVLAYQTAYLKANYPVEFFCAMMTNDMADTDKLSQYIAEARSMDIEVLPPDVNESQVHFAPALETPTSSRLQTPADSVRPPVSPEIKSRLDVGAPGSAIRFGLAAVKGVGEVAVQAILKGRGEGRKFTSLADLCERVDARTVNRKVLEALIKCGACDCLGQTRATLFARMDRTLARAASIVADRERGQASLFGALEDRSVQAPEENHSFPEWPDHKLLAYEKELLGFYVTGHPLTPYVPVLEKYALANTVTLAQLPSRSLTRIGGLIAAVQNGVSKKSGKPYSLVTLEDLEGSVQVLCLNENYDKYRELLAPGKAILVIGEVNLGDDRPKLFPQEIIPLEDAPLRFTKQVHLRLHTAHLKPEHLDSVQALVAAHPGKCPLFLCFMRPTGEVIFMETHDQFFVAPSRELQQAADNQFGEETYYAKADTSLPERAPRRWERRAEGNGSEG; encoded by the coding sequence ATGGCGCACGCAGATTTCGTCCATCTCCACCTGCACACCGAGTACTCACTACTCGATGGGGCTTGCCGGCTGGACCGGCTGATGGACAAAGCGCATGAGCTGCGGTTGCCCGCCCTGGCGATCACCGACCACGGCACGCTTTACGGTGCGATTGACTTCTACGAAGCGGCAGGCAAACGAGGCATCAAGCCAATCATTGGCTGCGAGGTGTATGTCGCTCCCAGGAGCCGGTTCGAGAAGAAGACGAGCACAGGCGGGCGGGATGTGTATCACCACCTTGTTCTGCTGGCCAAGGACGAGGTTGGCTACAAGAACCTGATCCAGCTCGCCACCAAGGCGCACTTGGAAGGCTACTACTACAAACCGCGCATAGACAAGGAACTGCTAACCACGCACAAGGAGGGGCTGATCGCTCTGTCTGGCTGCCTGCAAGGTGAAATCCCTGAGTTGATTCAGAAGGACCAACTGCCCCGGGCGCGCGAAACGATCGACTGGTTCAAGCAGACGCTCGGCGCGGAGAACTTCTACCTGGAGCTACAGCACCATGGCTTGCCCGAACAAGCCAAGGTCAACCGCCACTTGATCCCTTGGGCCAGGGAGTTCGGCCTGAAGCTCGTTGCGACCAACGACGTGCATTACATCGAGAAGGACCATGCTCACGCGCACGACTGTTTGATTTGCATCGGCACGCAGACCCAGTTGTCCGATTCAAAACGGTTGCGTTACGCCGACCAGCAATTCTATCTCCGCTCCGCCGACGAGATGCGGGCGCGCTTTTCCGAGGTCCCGGAAGCTGTGCTGAACTCACTGGAAGTGGCTGACAAGTGCAACCTGGAAATCGATTTCGATACACTGCATTATCCGGTCTTCCATCCGCCGGAGCATTTCACGCGCGAAGGCTACTTGCGACATCTGCTGACCGAAGGATTGCGCAAACGCTACGGCATCCACGCGCGAGCCGAGAAGCATGATTTCATTATCGAACGCGTCGAAGATCCGCGACGGCTCCCAACCTATGTCGCGCAAGCAACCGCGCCAGCGGACACCGGGGACATCCCCCCCCCCGCTTCCGTCGGCACCAACCGCCTCGCAGCAAGGACGCCGCGCAAATCCGCGGGCGACCGCGCCTGCGCCACGGATCCAGCCGCTGCTGCGGTCCAAGCTCTCTTGGACCGTCTTCAGCTTGAACTCCAAGTCATCGAGAGGACGGGGTTCGTCAGCTACTTCCTGATTGTCAGTGACTTCATCCGCTACGGCCATGAGCGGGGCATTCCCTGCGGAGCGCGCGGCTCAGCCGCCGGCTCCCTGGTGACCTACCTTCTGGGCATCTCCAACGTGGACCCAATCCGCTACGGCCTGCTGTTCGAGCGGTTCCTCAATCCCGAGCGCGTTAACCCGCCGGATATTGACATTGACTTTGCCGACGACCGGCGCGCCGATGTCATCGAATACGTCCGGGAGAAGTATGGCCGGGATGCCGTCGCGCAAATCATTACCTTTGGCACGTTGGGCGCCAAAGCCGTTGTCCGTGACGTAAGCCGGGTGATGGGTCTGAATTTCAGCGATGGGGACCGGCTGGCGAAGATGATTCCCTTCGACCTCAAAATGACGCTCGAAAAGGCACTCAAACAATCACCTGAGCTAAAGCAGGCCTACGAGAACGAAGAAATTACGCGCGAGCTGATTGACACGGCGTTCGTTCTCGAAGACCTCACGCGCAACGCCTCGGTGCATGCGGCCGGCGTGGTGATTGGCGACCAACCACTGGTGAACCTGCTTCCCCTCAAACAGGACGAGGACGGCGGCATCGTTACCCAGTATGCGATGGGGCCGGTTGGTGCGCTCGGCCTGCTGAAGATGGACTTTCTTGGTCTCAAAACCCTCACGGTCATTCGCAACACCTGTGAAATGGTCAAGCAGACGCGCGGCATCGAAGTGCCCATTGACACACTGCCGCTGAACGACCCCAAGGCCTATGACCTGCTGAACAAGGCAAACACACTCGGCGTGTTCCAATTAGAATCCAGCGGGATGCGAGACCTGTGCCGGAAGTTCCAGATCGCCTCCATCGAGCACATCACAGCGTTGATCGCGCTCTACCGTCCGGGACCGATGGAGCTGATCCCTGAGTTCATCCGGCGCCGCCACGGCGAGATTAACATCGAATATGAGCATCCGTTGCTCCAACCGATTTGCAGCGAGACCTACGGGATCATGATTTACCAGGAGCAGGTGATGCAGGCTGCGCAGGCGCTAGCGGGCTATACGCTGGGCGGGGCGGACTTGCTGCGCCGGGCCATGGGCAAGAAGAACTACGATGAGATGATCAAGCAGCGCGAGATCTTCGTCAAGGGGTGCGCGCGGGTAAACAACATACCCGCGGCGAAGGCGAACCAGATCTTCGACTTGTTGGAGAAGTTTGCCGGGTACGGCTTCAACAAATCCCACGCCGCCGCCTATGCCGTCCTCGCGTATCAGACCGCCTATCTCAAAGCCAATTACCCTGTCGAGTTCTTCTGCGCCATGATGACCAACGACATGGCGGACACCGACAAGCTCAGCCAGTACATTGCCGAGGCGCGGAGCATGGATATCGAGGTCCTCCCGCCGGATGTAAACGAAAGCCAGGTCCATTTCGCGCCGGCACTGGAAACGCCGACCTCCAGCCGGCTTCAGACGCCCGCAGACTCCGTAAGGCCACCAGTATCGCCAGAGATTAAAAGCCGACTGGACGTCGGCGCTCCCGGCAGCGCTATCCGCTTCGGCCTGGCGGCCGTTAAGGGGGTCGGAGAAGTCGCGGTGCAAGCGATTTTGAAAGGCCGGGGTGAAGGACGGAAGTTCACCTCGCTGGCCGATCTGTGTGAGCGCGTGGATGCCCGCACAGTCAATCGCAAGGTCCTGGAGGCATTGATCAAGTGCGGCGCCTGCGATTGTCTGGGCCAGACCCGCGCGACCTTGTTCGCGCGAATGGACCGCACCCTAGCCCGCGCGGCCAGCATTGTCGCCGACCGGGAGCGCGGTCAAGCCTCGCTGTTTGGTGCCCTGGAGGACCGGTCAGTGCAGGCTCCGGAGGAAAACCACAGTTTCCCGGAATGGCCTGACCACAAACTGCTGGCGTATGAGAAGGAGTTGCTTGGTTTTTACGTGACGGGACATCCGCTTACCCCCTACGTGCCGGTGCTCGAGAAGTACGCGCTGGCCAACACCGTCACACTTGCACAGTTGCCCAGCCGCAGCCTCACGCGCATCGGCGGGCTCATCGCGGCAGTTCAGAACGGCGTCTCCAAGAAGAGCGGCAAGCCTTATTCGCTGGTCACCCTCGAGGATCTGGAAGGCTCGGTGCAGGTCCTTTGCCTGAACGAGAACTACGACAAGTATCGGGAGTTGCTGGCGCCGGGCAAAGCCATCCTGGTCATCGGCGAAGTCAATCTCGGGGATGACCGGCCCAAGCTCTTCCCCCAGGAGATCATACCGTTGGAAGACGCGCCGCTGCGTTTCACGAAACAAGTTCACCTGCGCCTGCACACTGCTCATCTCAAGCCGGAGCACCTTGACTCGGTCCAGGCCTTGGTGGCGGCGCACCCGGGCAAGTGTCCCTTGTTCCTCTGCTTTATGCGGCCCACCGGCGAAGTCATCTTCATGGAGACTCACGACCAGTTCTTCGTCGCGCCCTCGCGCGAGCTGCAACAAGCGGCCGACAACCAGTTCGGTGAGGAGACTTACTACGCCAAAGCGGATACCAGCCTGCCGGAGCGCGCCCCGCGCCGCTGGGAACGGCGGGCGGAAGGGAATGGCTCAGAAGGGTGA
- a CDS encoding alpha-galactosidase, translating to MNTISIPVALILITTSGVARPLAASTISGDWVARHFGNNTAVLPLSFKYGGRSSSEVLPAWKLKQELPKPRGVQRSHTVRLTDPVTGLLIECEVTQYTNHPAVEWVLHFENTGTNDTPILENISTLDLPLDSPAGNALVHYARGATCSMDDFQPLTEPMGPGARLHLEAGGGRSSSDFLPFFNWEIPSREGVIIGLGWSGEWAADFTQSAPKQTRIKAGLALTHLKLHPGERIRSPRVALLYYKGDWIDGQNQWRRFLLEHHRPTVNGHSLVPPLLNGTWGRMHASNHLANIKAIAAANLPVDYYWIDAEWFGRVPWWQNTGNWQVNKDFYPQGLKPLSDLLHQSGRRFLLWFEPERVCEGTPWAAELDKWLLALPPERKVYRWEKQTFPDWVKSESLRNQIKENDRLVDLGNPQARKFITDFFSDCVREYGLDCYRHDANIAPLEFWRAADAPDRQGMTEIRWVEGLYAFWDELLRRHPHLIIDNCASGGRRIDLETIERSTPFWRTDFPGDPNGKQCHTYGLSFWVPLNATGSVTPGRDSEYAWRSTISSSVVFGLFNNDEASQTVPPFGGFPIEKARAALEQYRRLQPCFLGDYYPLSGYSKALDIWMAWQFHRADLGEGLVQAFRRDHSVYESARFKLRGLQPDARYRIVNLDSPDTKEMSGAELLEKGLPVSIAARPGSAILTYHIAK from the coding sequence ATGAACACCATATCCATCCCGGTCGCGCTCATCTTAATCACCACATCAGGAGTTGCCCGCCCACTTGCGGCCAGCACCATCAGCGGTGACTGGGTCGCCAGGCATTTTGGAAACAACACAGCAGTTCTGCCGCTCTCCTTCAAGTATGGCGGGAGGTCCTCCAGCGAGGTGCTGCCGGCGTGGAAGCTGAAGCAGGAGTTGCCCAAGCCGCGTGGTGTGCAACGCTCGCATACCGTTCGATTAACCGATCCCGTTACAGGCCTGCTCATCGAGTGCGAGGTGACGCAATACACCAACCATCCCGCGGTCGAGTGGGTGCTGCACTTCGAGAACACCGGCACCAACGACACGCCCATCCTGGAGAACATATCTACCTTGGACCTGCCGCTGGATTCGCCAGCCGGCAACGCGCTCGTCCACTATGCCAGGGGCGCGACGTGTTCGATGGACGACTTTCAGCCGTTGACCGAGCCGATGGGCCCTGGCGCGCGCCTGCATCTGGAGGCCGGAGGAGGACGCTCATCAAGCGATTTCCTGCCCTTCTTCAACTGGGAAATACCCTCGCGGGAAGGCGTGATCATCGGCCTTGGCTGGTCGGGCGAGTGGGCCGCCGACTTCACGCAGTCCGCCCCGAAGCAAACTCGAATCAAGGCCGGCCTGGCGCTGACACACCTCAAGCTGCATCCGGGCGAACGCATCCGGTCGCCGCGTGTGGCCCTGCTGTACTACAAAGGGGATTGGATTGACGGCCAGAACCAGTGGCGGCGATTCTTACTCGAACACCACCGACCGACGGTAAACGGCCACTCTTTGGTGCCGCCGCTGCTTAACGGCACCTGGGGCAGAATGCACGCCTCCAATCACCTTGCCAACATCAAGGCCATCGCCGCCGCAAACCTCCCGGTGGATTATTACTGGATTGACGCCGAATGGTTTGGCCGTGTCCCATGGTGGCAAAACACGGGCAATTGGCAGGTAAACAAGGACTTCTATCCGCAAGGGCTCAAGCCTCTCAGCGATCTGCTCCACCAGTCCGGCCGCAGATTCCTGCTCTGGTTCGAGCCGGAGCGTGTCTGCGAGGGCACGCCGTGGGCAGCGGAACTGGACAAATGGCTGCTGGCTCTGCCGCCGGAAAGGAAAGTCTATCGCTGGGAAAAGCAGACCTTTCCAGACTGGGTGAAGTCCGAGAGCCTGCGCAACCAGATCAAGGAGAATGACCGGCTGGTCGACCTCGGCAACCCGCAGGCGCGGAAGTTCATAACCGACTTCTTTTCTGATTGCGTCAGGGAATACGGGCTCGATTGCTACCGGCATGATGCGAACATCGCGCCGCTCGAATTCTGGCGGGCCGCCGACGCTCCGGACCGGCAGGGCATGACTGAGATTCGGTGGGTCGAAGGCCTCTATGCGTTCTGGGACGAACTGCTTCGCCGCCATCCGCATCTCATCATTGACAACTGTGCCAGTGGCGGCCGACGCATCGACCTGGAGACCATTGAGCGCAGCACGCCCTTCTGGCGGACCGATTTCCCCGGCGACCCGAACGGCAAGCAATGCCACACTTACGGCCTTTCGTTCTGGGTGCCGCTCAACGCCACAGGCTCAGTGACACCAGGCCGCGACAGTGAATATGCCTGGCGCAGCACGATCTCCAGTTCGGTGGTGTTTGGCCTCTTCAATAACGACGAGGCCAGCCAGACCGTGCCCCCTTTTGGCGGCTTCCCGATCGAGAAGGCCCGGGCAGCTTTGGAACAGTACCGTCGCCTTCAGCCATGCTTCCTGGGGGACTACTACCCGCTATCAGGTTATTCAAAAGCGCTGGACATCTGGATGGCCTGGCAGTTCCACCGCGCCGATTTGGGCGAGGGCTTGGTCCAGGCGTTTCGCCGCGACCATAGTGTCTATGAATCAGCGCGGTTCAAACTGCGCGGCCTCCAGCCAGATGCCCGTTACCGCATCGTCAACCTGGACTCTCCCGACACGAAGGAAATGTCTGGGGCCGAGCTGCTGGAGAAGGGCCTGCCCGTAAGCATCGCGGCGCGGCCCGGCTCGGCTATTCTCACCTACCACATCGCCAAATAG
- a CDS encoding ABC transporter ATP-binding protein, with the protein MAAVIKTEGLTRRYGRQTAVDALSFEVNDGEIFGFLGPNGAGKTTTILMLLGLTEPTTGRAEVLGFDPVREPLQIKRQVGYLPENVGFYDDLTARENLRFVARLNQIPEARLQPLLDHALGTVGLSGESDKLVGKFSHGMRQRLGIAELLLKEPKLVILDEPALGLDPDGMNKMLELIVSLNRERGMTVLMCTHLLNHAERICGRVGIMSKGKLAALGTIAELAGSQPGATGLEQIYLRYSREAKPC; encoded by the coding sequence ATGGCCGCTGTCATCAAAACCGAGGGCCTGACCCGCCGCTATGGCCGCCAGACGGCTGTGGATGCGCTGTCGTTCGAGGTGAACGATGGCGAGATCTTCGGGTTCCTCGGCCCTAACGGCGCGGGCAAGACCACCACCATTCTCATGCTGCTGGGCCTGACGGAACCGACCACCGGACGGGCCGAGGTGCTGGGGTTTGATCCCGTGCGCGAGCCGCTGCAAATCAAGCGCCAGGTCGGCTACCTGCCCGAGAATGTCGGCTTCTATGACGACCTGACCGCGCGTGAGAACCTGCGCTTCGTGGCGCGCTTGAACCAGATTCCCGAAGCCCGGCTGCAGCCGCTCCTGGACCACGCCCTGGGCACGGTTGGATTGTCAGGCGAAAGCGACAAGCTGGTCGGCAAATTCTCGCACGGCATGCGCCAGCGCCTGGGCATCGCCGAGTTGCTGCTCAAGGAGCCCAAGCTGGTGATCCTTGACGAGCCGGCGCTGGGTTTGGACCCGGACGGCATGAACAAAATGCTCGAACTGATCGTCTCGCTCAACCGCGAGCGGGGCATGACGGTTCTGATGTGCACGCATCTGCTCAACCACGCCGAGCGCATCTGCGGCCGCGTGGGCATCATGAGCAAAGGCAAACTGGCTGCGCTCGGCACGATCGCAGAACTGGCTGGCAGCCAGCCGGGCGCCACCGGCCTCGAGCAAATCTATCTGCGCTACTCCCGGGAGGCCAAACCATGCTGA
- a CDS encoding alpha/beta hydrolase, producing the protein MAGTTLAGIGNAAGAQKKSAGPAPLPGVQVLRDLEYVQGGHERNRLDLYLPEKAARPLPVILWVHGGGWTRGDKTNGPAFRFATKGYAVASINYRFSQHAIFPAQIHDCKAAVRWLRANAREFGLDADHIGAWGSSAGGHLVALLGTTAGVRELEGPGGNEEQSSRVQAVVDWYGPTDFLTVGAKETRAKLLGGDAQENRENARKASPITHVSRDATPFLIMHGDLDATVPISQSETFAGALKKAGADVTFVVLKGGKHGGALFTSDKNLKHIEEFFGKHLLEPKPAHP; encoded by the coding sequence TTGGCTGGCACCACACTCGCCGGCATAGGGAACGCCGCGGGGGCCCAGAAGAAGAGCGCTGGTCCGGCACCCCTGCCAGGGGTGCAGGTGTTGCGCGACCTGGAATATGTCCAGGGGGGACATGAGCGCAACCGGCTGGATCTTTACCTTCCTGAGAAAGCAGCCCGGCCCCTGCCGGTGATCCTTTGGGTGCATGGCGGCGGGTGGACGCGCGGAGACAAGACGAATGGGCCGGCGTTCCGGTTTGCCACCAAAGGCTACGCGGTGGCCTCGATCAACTACCGATTCAGCCAGCACGCGATCTTTCCCGCGCAAATCCACGACTGCAAGGCGGCGGTCCGCTGGCTGCGCGCCAACGCCCGGGAATTCGGCCTGGATGCGGATCATATTGGGGCTTGGGGCAGCTCGGCCGGCGGACACCTTGTGGCGCTACTTGGCACCACGGCGGGCGTCAGAGAACTGGAGGGTCCGGGCGGGAACGAGGAGCAATCCAGCCGGGTGCAGGCCGTGGTGGACTGGTATGGCCCAACGGACTTCCTCACGGTGGGCGCGAAAGAGACCCGCGCCAAATTGCTCGGAGGCGATGCGCAAGAGAATAGGGAGAACGCCAGGAAAGCCAGCCCCATCACTCATGTGTCCAGGGATGCGACCCCATTTCTAATCATGCACGGCGATCTCGACGCCACTGTTCCAATCTCCCAAAGCGAGACGTTCGCCGGAGCGCTGAAGAAAGCTGGGGCGGATGTAACATTCGTAGTCCTTAAAGGTGGCAAGCACGGTGGCGCCCTTTTCACCAGCGACAAGAACCTGAAACACATTGAGGAATTCTTCGGCAAGCATTTGCTAGAGCCAAAGCCCGCCCATCCATAA
- a CDS encoding NEW3 domain-containing protein has product MMMACMAGVLAARAADAAAELPARLITVAFQYPGITISPEDSLSVDLLIKNRGRSDETVLVEVAEAPKDWDVQIKRFSTIVSGLFVASKEDQTLNLTAKPKDKELKKLPPGTYQFAIRAKTADGAIERNAAVTVTVAGDQKAAQRVTIETSYPTLRGPSGDKFQFSLDVRNDTDQDAVFNFRATAPQGWETSFKPAYEQKQISSLQIPASQSKNVEMEVTPPYNVQAGEYDFKVEVQSPKAKAEQDLKVVLTGTYSLKAGTANGLLSVVTERGQKAGVTLLVQNTGSAAQREVKFSALKPENWKVEFKPEKIENLEPGAVKQVEITMTPAQQALIGDYSVSVQVEGEKANENIEFRVTLHAASKWAWIGVGIIVLVVLGLSVMFRILGRR; this is encoded by the coding sequence ATGATGATGGCTTGCATGGCAGGCGTGCTGGCCGCAAGGGCCGCCGACGCTGCCGCCGAACTCCCGGCGCGGCTGATTACGGTCGCGTTCCAATACCCCGGCATCACCATCTCGCCGGAAGACAGCCTTAGCGTGGACCTGCTGATCAAGAACCGCGGGCGCAGCGATGAGACGGTGCTGGTCGAGGTGGCCGAGGCTCCGAAAGACTGGGACGTGCAGATTAAGCGCTTCAGCACCATCGTCAGCGGATTGTTCGTCGCCTCGAAGGAAGACCAGACCTTGAACCTGACTGCCAAGCCGAAGGACAAGGAGCTCAAGAAGTTGCCGCCCGGCACCTACCAGTTCGCCATCCGGGCCAAGACCGCCGACGGCGCGATCGAACGGAACGCCGCCGTCACCGTTACCGTGGCTGGGGACCAAAAGGCCGCTCAGCGCGTGACCATAGAAACCAGCTACCCGACCTTGCGCGGGCCTTCGGGCGACAAGTTCCAGTTCTCGCTCGACGTGCGCAACGACACCGACCAGGACGCGGTCTTCAACTTCCGCGCCACCGCGCCGCAGGGCTGGGAAACCTCCTTCAAACCCGCCTACGAGCAGAAGCAGATCAGCTCGCTCCAGATCCCGGCCAGCCAGAGCAAGAACGTCGAGATGGAGGTGACCCCGCCTTACAACGTGCAGGCGGGGGAATATGATTTCAAAGTGGAAGTGCAATCGCCCAAGGCCAAAGCGGAGCAGGATCTCAAGGTGGTGCTCACTGGCACCTATTCGCTGAAGGCTGGAACCGCCAACGGCTTGCTCTCCGTAGTGACCGAACGCGGCCAGAAGGCCGGCGTGACGCTGCTGGTCCAGAACACTGGCTCAGCCGCGCAGCGCGAAGTCAAGTTCTCCGCCCTCAAACCGGAGAATTGGAAAGTGGAATTCAAGCCGGAGAAGATCGAGAACCTGGAGCCCGGCGCCGTCAAGCAGGTGGAAATCACTATGACCCCGGCCCAGCAGGCGTTGATCGGCGATTACTCCGTCAGCGTTCAGGTCGAAGGCGAGAAGGCTAACGAGAATATAGAATTCCGGGTGACCCTTCACGCCGCGTCCAAGTGGGCTTGGATCGGCGTGGGGATCATTGTGCTGGTGGTGCTGGGGCTAAGCGTAATGTTCCGCATTCTTGGCCGGAGATAA
- a CDS encoding ABC transporter permease subunit: MLTICRKELADHFGSIRFLILFCLIVMVALVTSYMAATNLRETLEGMAKPSQVFLLLFTVPGKFFSLVQFIAFFGPLIGIVTGFDAINRERNHRTLTKLVSQPIFRDAVINGKFLAGVITISIMLLCLVLLISGMGLFTVGVVPGWEEVGRLVVYLLISIAYVSFWLGLSILFSILFRSLATSALAAIALWIFCSFFMGFAADLAADAVARVNDPADPEQVVANRRISDAASLASPVVLYSQSTSSILDPYRRTRSNMVLVEPMERLSMERFQNPLPLDQSILVVGPYLALLAGLTLVCFALSYFIFLRQEIRSV; this comes from the coding sequence ATGCTGACCATCTGCCGCAAAGAACTCGCCGACCACTTCGGCTCCATCCGCTTCCTGATCCTCTTTTGCCTGATTGTCATGGTGGCGCTGGTCACCAGCTACATGGCCGCCACCAACCTGCGCGAGACGCTCGAAGGCATGGCCAAGCCGTCACAGGTATTCCTCCTGCTCTTCACCGTGCCGGGCAAGTTCTTCTCGCTGGTCCAGTTCATTGCCTTCTTCGGGCCGTTGATCGGCATCGTCACCGGCTTCGACGCCATCAACCGCGAGCGCAATCACCGCACCCTCACCAAGCTGGTGTCCCAGCCGATCTTCCGCGACGCCGTCATCAATGGCAAGTTCCTCGCAGGCGTAATCACCATCTCCATCATGCTCCTCTGCCTTGTTCTGCTGATCTCGGGCATGGGCCTCTTCACGGTCGGGGTGGTGCCCGGATGGGAAGAAGTGGGGCGGCTGGTGGTTTACCTGCTCATCAGCATCGCCTACGTCTCCTTCTGGCTGGGGCTGTCCATCCTGTTCTCGATTCTCTTTCGCTCGTTGGCCACATCGGCCCTGGCGGCAATTGCGTTGTGGATATTCTGCTCGTTCTTCATGGGCTTTGCCGCCGATCTTGCCGCGGATGCTGTGGCCCGCGTGAACGACCCCGCTGACCCCGAGCAGGTTGTCGCCAACCGCCGCATATCGGACGCTGCCAGCCTGGCGTCGCCGGTGGTGTTATACTCCCAATCCACCTCCAGCATACTGGACCCCTACCGCCGCACCCGCAGCAACATGGTCCTGGTCGAGCCCATGGAACGTCTCTCGATGGAACGATTCCAGAATCCGCTGCCGCTGGACCAGTCAATCCTAGTGGTCGGCCCTTACCTGGCCCTGTTGGCGGGGCTCACCCTGGTTTGCTTCGCTCTGTCCTACTTCATCTTCCTGCGCCAGGAGATACGGTCCGTTTGA